Sequence from the Malaciobacter pacificus genome:
AAATATATTTTATCACTTGAAAGAATCTCTTTTTTTATTTCACTTTCTAATGATACACTAGCATTACTACCTGTAAAAAGTTCACTTTGGGTAAGTCCAGTATAAGGTGTAATTTCTTTAATAAAACTATCAAAATTATTAATTTTAGAATCTATTCTTGGTAAAACTGCTTTTAAAATTAAAGTATTTGTATCTAGTAAATTTTGTTCAAAGTTTTGTTTCTCAATTTCATCTTTTAATAAAAGTATTATTTTATTAATAAGATTTATCTGTTTTTCAATACTATCTTCCCCACTAATTAAATTTAATCCTAAATTTAATATTTTTGATAAATATTGTGTTAAAACTATTGAAGCTTCATTCTTATCTAATTGAGTTGTTTTTAAATAAAATTGATTACTATCTAGTTGATTTAATTTATTTGAAATAAAACTATTAATTAGTTGTTCATAGATACCAAACTGAAACATTTAAGAGATCCTTTGTTAATATAGTTTTGTTATTGTAATTAAAAAACATTTAACATATGTTTTTTATAAAACAAAGGTAAATCGTGAATTATAAAACTATAATAAAACTAAAAAATAAACTTGATGAAACAGGACAAATAGAATTTGAACATAGTAATCTATATTATGAAATATTTATTAGCGATGATGATTATGTAATAAATATATACTCATCAAATGAAAAAGATGAAGATGATGAATATATAATTGAAAATATAGTTGATGGAGGAGTATATTCAGGAGATTCATTAGATGCTATCAAATTTATGTTATAGAAATTGTCTCAAATGAGACCCTTAACTATATTTTGTGAGACCCTTAAAAAATCTGTGTCAAATAACTAGTTTACACCTCTAAAAAATCATCTAACCTTCCCTCGAAAATTATAACCAATTGTTAGAGAGTGAGAGTTTAGGCTAAAGATAATTTACACAGTTTAATTTACAGGGTCCCTAATAACCATTGATTAATATTTAACAAATAATTTAAATCAACATATACTTCTTAATATTTTTTCTTTTATTTCCTTTGGTTCAAAACACTCTCCATCAACTTGAAAAATCCATAACTTTTTAAAGTCATGTATATCTTCATTTTTTCTATGTATATGAAATTATAGTTGCTCACTTTTGTTTTTTAAGAATTGAATAAAATTATACTTCTGTTTAAATCTGTAGCATCTTTTAGAAACACTTTTCCTCCAATTGATTTATCTAAATTACCTCAATTTACTGCTGTATGATTACTCTTTTGAGATAATTTTTCTATTCATATAATATTCACTCTTTTTAATTTAAAACATTAAAATAAAAATATTTAAACAAATCAATCTTACAATCTGTCATATTTTTTATCCCTTTAAATTTTTTTTATTATAATTGCACCATAAAATAAAAAGGTTTGAAGAAATGGCTAAGAAAAAATCATCACTTTTTGAGTGTCAACATTGTGGAGAACAAAGTACAAAATGGCTAGGTAAATGTCCAAATTGTGGTTCATGGGATAGTTTTATTGAACTAAACCAAGACCAACAAGAAGTACTAAAACAAACTGCAAAGGTAGTAAATACTACTTCAAAAGCTACTCCAATCACTCAAATAAAACAAGATGATGTTACAAGATTTTCTTCACACAATGATGAGTTTGACTTAGTTTTAGGTGGAGGTATTGTTCCAGGAAGTTTAACTCTTATTGGTGGAAGTCCAGGGGTTGGTAAGTCAACCCTACTTTTAAAAGTAGCAGGAAGTATCGCAAGCTCTGGTAAAAAAGTTTTATATGTATCAGGTGAAGAGAGTGCTGGTCAAATAAAACTGCGAGCAAATAGACTTGAAGCAAACAATGACAACATGTACTTACTTAGTGAAATAAAACTTGAAGAGATTCAAGATGAGTTACTAAGACAAGATTATGAAGTATGTATCATCGACTCTATTCAAACTATCTATTCATCAAACCTTACTAGTGCCCCAGGAAGTGTATCTCAAGTACGTGAAATCACATTTGAGCTTATGAGAAAAGCGAAAGATAGTGATATAGCTATGTTTATCATTGGACACATCACAAAAGATGGTTCAATAGCAGGACCAAGAGTACTTGAACACATGGTTGATACAGTTTTATACTTTGAAGGTGAAGCCTCAAAAGAACTTAGGATGTTAAGAGGTTTTAAAAACAGATTTGGTTCAACTTCAGAAATCGGTATTTTTGAGATGAGTGCAGAAGGACTTATAAGTGCAAAAGATATCGCTTCAAAATTCTTTGATAAAAGCAAAGCCCAAGCAGGTTCAGCCCTAACAGTTTCTATGAAAGGAAGTCGTGCAATCATACTTGAAGTTCAAGCTTTAGTAACAGAAAGTACATATCCAAACCCAAAAAGAAGTGCCACAGGATTTGATGCAAATAGACTTACGATGCTTTTAGCCCTATTAGAGAAAAAGATTGATTTACCACTAAATCACTATGATGTATTTATAAATATCTCAGGTGGCATAAAAATCAAAGAAAGCTCAGCAGACTTAGCAGTGATTGCAGCGATTATCTCAAGTTTTAGGGATAGACCTATTTCTAAAGAGTCAGTATTTATCGGTGAAGTTTCTCTAACTGGTGAGATTAAAGATGTTTATTCATTAGATTTAAGATTAAAAGAAGCACAAGCACAAGGTATCAAAAAAGCAGTAATCGCTCAAAAGCCATCACTAAAACTTGATATCAAAACATTTGCAGTGGACGAAGTTCCTAAAATGATAGAGTTATTTTAAATAACTCTATTCTTTCCCTACTCTTTTATTAGCTCCACTCATAAGTCTATCTTCTGTTACGATAGCTCTAGTGTGAATACAAGTTCCTATAAGTCCCCCAGAATCTTTTGCTTCGATTTCAAACTTATATAGTTTTCCCTCCATTCCTACAAAAGTTGCAGTTGATGATACAGTATCGCCTTCAAGTGTAGGGGCAAGATGTTTTAGACTAACTTCAACACCAACAGATAGCTTACCATTACCAAGTAGTGGTTTCATAGCTTTTGCAGCACTACACTCCATAAGTGCAGTCATTCTAGCAGTTGCCATAACAGGGGGAAAGTTATCATCACTAGATATCTCAAGATTTTTTGCTAAATCTTTGTTTTTTACTACATAATCAATAGTAGCTTTTGTACCTATTTCTAATTCCATAGTTTCTCCTCATAATTTGTCTTATTTTATATTTATAAAACTTAAAATCAAAAATCTCCCTTTATGTATAAATATGATTTTTTTAGATACAATCGCGACATTAAAAGGTAGAAAATGATTGAATTAGAAAATAATACAGAATTTAACTTAGATTTAAAAACTATTGAAACAATAACTGATACATTAACATCAAGAGATGTTGAATTAATTGTTGTTAAAAATGATGAAATTCAAAAATTAAATAGTGAACATAGAAATATAGACAAAGCAACTGATGTTTTGAGTTTTCCTATGGATTTTGATTTTCCCAATATGCCCCTTGGCTCTATAGTAATCTCGACAGATTTCGTTGAAGAAAAAGCAAAAGAGTACGGACATAGTTTTAATGAAGAGTTTACTCTATTGTATATCCATGGTATTTTACACTTATTAGGATATGACCATGAAGTTGATGATGGTGAACATAGAGAAAAAGAAGAAGAGTTAATTAATCAATTCAATCTACCTAAAAGTTTAATTGTAAGGAATTCATAATTATGGATATTTTAATTTTTATTGTCTCTATGGGAGCTTTAATTTATGGTGCTGATTTTATTATTGAACAAAGTGAAAAAATTGCACTGAAATATAATATCTCTCACTTCGTAATTGGGGCAACATTAGTTGCTCTTGGTACAAGTTTACCAGAAATGGCTGTGTCTATGTCAGCTTCAATAAAGGGAAGTGCAGATATTGCAGTTGCTAATGTTATAGGAAGTACTATCTTTAATATTTCATTAGTTCTTGGTGTTGTATTTTTAATAGCTAAAAAAATCTCTCCAGATAGAGACCTATTTGCAAAAGATTCAGCTTGGGCACTTTTTCCTATATTAATTTTTATTTTAATGGGAATTGATGGGAAACTATCTATGGTTGATGGTATTTTATTTTTATTATTAATGGGAGCTTATTTACTATTTTTGATTAAATCAAATCAAGTTGAAGAAGTAGAAGATGATGAAGAGGCAGAGTTTTCATGGGCAAAATCTATTTCATTATTACTTGTAGGATTTGTATTTGTAATTGGTGGTGCAGATTTTGCCATTGATAGTGCTGGAAATATTGCAAGAGAGTTTGGTATTAGTGAATGGATTATTGGATTATTCTTAGTTGCATTTGGTACATCACTTCCTGAACTTATGATTTCAATAAAAGCAGCTTTAAAAAATAATGCAGATTTAGCAATAGGAAATATTATTGGTTCAAATGTTGCAAACTTTACTATGGTTTTAGGATTAGCATCAATTGTAAATCCACTAAATGTAGATTTTAGTACATATTTCTTTGATATCGCAGCAGCTACTATTGTATCACTTATGTTAGTATTTATAACTGCAAATAAACTTTATAATAAATCAGCTGGAATTGCTTTAATGGTAGTTTTAGCATTAGTAATTCAAAACACTCTAGCATAAAGCTAGAGTATTTCAAATTTAAAGTTTTATTGACACTTAGGACAAGTGCCACTTAAAACTATATCAGTAGAATCAAGTTTGAATCCACTGTTTTGTGAAGCTTCACTGAAAATAGTACTAACATCTAATACTATATCTTCAATATGTCCACACGAAGAACACACTAAATGAGCATGCTCAGCTTTCACTAGCTCATATACTGATTTTGCATTTGGTATTTTTACCTCTGATAAAAATACTTTCTCAACCATTGCATTTATATTTTTATAAATCGTAGCTAATGATACTGATGGGAATTTTGATAATAATTTTTTGTATAAATCATCAATATTCATATGTCCATTTGTGTAAAGTTCTTCAACTATTGCTACTCTTTGTGGAGTAACTTTTAAATCATATTCTTTTAATAATCCTGAATAGTTCATCATCTTTACATCCTTTCGGCGGAATTCTACTATATTAAACCTTTTATTTTTACATAATTTATATAGGATATATCTATTTTATGTTTAAAAAGTCAATATTCAGTATTATAACATAA
This genomic interval carries:
- the radA gene encoding DNA repair protein RadA — encoded protein: MAKKKSSLFECQHCGEQSTKWLGKCPNCGSWDSFIELNQDQQEVLKQTAKVVNTTSKATPITQIKQDDVTRFSSHNDEFDLVLGGGIVPGSLTLIGGSPGVGKSTLLLKVAGSIASSGKKVLYVSGEESAGQIKLRANRLEANNDNMYLLSEIKLEEIQDELLRQDYEVCIIDSIQTIYSSNLTSAPGSVSQVREITFELMRKAKDSDIAMFIIGHITKDGSIAGPRVLEHMVDTVLYFEGEASKELRMLRGFKNRFGSTSEIGIFEMSAEGLISAKDIASKFFDKSKAQAGSALTVSMKGSRAIILEVQALVTESTYPNPKRSATGFDANRLTMLLALLEKKIDLPLNHYDVFINISGGIKIKESSADLAVIAAIISSFRDRPISKESVFIGEVSLTGEIKDVYSLDLRLKEAQAQGIKKAVIAQKPSLKLDIKTFAVDEVPKMIELF
- a CDS encoding thioesterase family protein, whose product is MELEIGTKATIDYVVKNKDLAKNLEISSDDNFPPVMATARMTALMECSAAKAMKPLLGNGKLSVGVEVSLKHLAPTLEGDTVSSTATFVGMEGKLYKFEIEAKDSGGLIGTCIHTRAIVTEDRLMSGANKRVGKE
- the ybeY gene encoding rRNA maturation RNase YbeY, with amino-acid sequence MIELENNTEFNLDLKTIETITDTLTSRDVELIVVKNDEIQKLNSEHRNIDKATDVLSFPMDFDFPNMPLGSIVISTDFVEEKAKEYGHSFNEEFTLLYIHGILHLLGYDHEVDDGEHREKEEELINQFNLPKSLIVRNS
- a CDS encoding calcium/sodium antiporter, producing the protein MDILIFIVSMGALIYGADFIIEQSEKIALKYNISHFVIGATLVALGTSLPEMAVSMSASIKGSADIAVANVIGSTIFNISLVLGVVFLIAKKISPDRDLFAKDSAWALFPILIFILMGIDGKLSMVDGILFLLLMGAYLLFLIKSNQVEEVEDDEEAEFSWAKSISLLLVGFVFVIGGADFAIDSAGNIAREFGISEWIIGLFLVAFGTSLPELMISIKAALKNNADLAIGNIIGSNVANFTMVLGLASIVNPLNVDFSTYFFDIAAATIVSLMLVFITANKLYNKSAGIALMVVLALVIQNTLA
- a CDS encoding Fur family transcriptional regulator; amino-acid sequence: MMNYSGLLKEYDLKVTPQRVAIVEELYTNGHMNIDDLYKKLLSKFPSVSLATIYKNINAMVEKVFLSEVKIPNAKSVYELVKAEHAHLVCSSCGHIEDIVLDVSTIFSEASQNSGFKLDSTDIVLSGTCPKCQ